The region AAAGACGGAAGCCCCGGAATCTTTTGCTCGGAAAGTAAACGAAATCTGCGGCCTGTACCAGAGTGCCCAGGAACAAAGCCGGGAAGGTGCACACATTGTTTCCACGGATGAAATGACCGGGGTACAAGCGCTGGAACATAAATATCCTGACAAGCTCCCATTACCCGGCCAGTGCGCCAAAATGGAGTTTGAGTATATCCGCCATGGCACGACCAGCCTCATCGGGTTCTTTGATGTTGCAACGGGCCGTATGGAAATGCCGTATTTAAACTCCACACGCACAGAAGAGGATTTTGTGGAAGCCGTGAAAGCATTGGTAAGGACAGACCCGCAAGCCCCATGGACATTTATATGCGATGGCCTAAACACCCATAAGTCGGAAACCCTTGTCCGCTATGTGGCAGAAGCCTGTGCCCTTGGCGTGGAACTGGGCAAAAAAGGGAAAACAGGGATCCTTAAAAGTATGGAAAGCCGGGCGGATTTCCTGCATGACCCTTCCCACCGGATCCGCTTTGTCTATACTCCGAAACACAGTTCCTGGATGAACCAGATTGAGATATGGTTTGGCATCATTAACCGGAAGCTGCTGAAGCGGAAAAGCTGCCTATCAATAGAAGAACTGGAAGCAAGCATCCTGCGCTTTATTGAACAATACAATCTTACAGCACACCCATTTAAGTGGACATATGCCGGGATACCATTAGTAATTTAATCACTGATATTTAAGCAATGCTGTACTAGTGAAACGTTCCAAGCCAAGTCCAAGTCCTCCGTGTGGCGGCATACCGTATTTATGCATCATAAGATAACTTTCAAACAATTGCACATTCATATTTTTCTTATTCATTTTTGCAATCTGTTCTTCATAATTATGGATTCTCTGACCACCGGTTGTAATTTCAAGTCCTCTAAACAGCAAATCGAAACTTTCTGTTTCATTAGTATGTTCTTTACTGTCCATAGCATAAAACGGTCTCTTTACACTCGGATAATGTGTTACAAAAACGAATTCACTTCCAGTTTCTTTAAAAATAATCTCTGATAAAAGTTTTTCCTCTTCTGGTTCAAAATCTTCCCAATCTTTTACAGGACGATTATGAGCCTCAGCTATTTTAATCTTCGCTTCATGAAAACTAATTGCAGGAATTGTCTCAATTATAGGCAAATTAAGATCAAGCAATGCTATTTCCTTTTTATAATGCTCAGACAAATAATTCAATGTATATTTCAGCATTGCAGTTTCCATTTCCATAATTTCCTCAAAACTATTTATATAGCCCATTTCAAAATCCACGCTGGTATATTCGTTCAAATGTCTTGATGTATCATGTTTCTCAGCTCGGAACACTGGTGCAATTTCAAATACACGTTCAAACACGCCTACCATCATCTGCTTATAAAACTGAGGGCTTTGAGCCAAATATGCCTCTTGTCCAAAATAGTTTAAAGAAAATATATTGGCGCCTCCTTCTGCTCCTGACTGCACGATCTTAGGCGTATGAACTTCTGTAAAATGTTCATTATAAAGGAATTCTCTAATCCCCCTGCAAATGCCTTCCTGTAATTTAAAAATAGCTCTTTCTTTTTCATTTCTTAAAGTGATTGGTCTATAGTCAAGCAAATTTTCTATAGAAGTATCCACGATTTTTTGGTTGATTACAATTGGTGATATTTCATGAGGTTTACTTAAAACTTTTATATTTTTAATATGCAATTCATATCCTGTTTTACTTCTACCTTCCGCCACTAAAATCGCAGTAATTGTTACACAACTTTCTTCTGCTGGTATTTCGAGATTTCCCGAAGCAACGCACTGAACTACATCTCTTTTTGTTCTTAATAACACAAAAGAAAAACCTTTCATTTTTCTAACTTTGTAGATACTTCCATGAATTTGTATGTTGTTGCTAAGCTAATTTGTCATCCATACTGCTCTGCTTGAATGTCAGAGACTTGCTCTGTATAATGTCAATGAACATTCTACAGAAAGAGAAAGTCCCAGAAGACCCTCCCGCTAAGTTGTGTCCTCTGAGACTCATGATAAAACCATGATTATTGTATCAGAGTACACGGAATCTGACAAGGGGGATGGCGTAATTACTATCCATTGTAACGAAAATTGTATATGCCCCATATGCCGGTCCCCTGTCAGCCACCGTGACTGGAAACCACGAATCATGAAGCTGGATGGCGGACAGGTGGTGTGGCTGATGATTGAGCGGAGACGGTGTGACAATGAGGGCTGCCGGAGGCTTCACAGTCTTCTCCCTGATAAGCTCGTCCCTTATAAGCATTATGGCTCCGACCTTATCGCTGCCGTGCTGGATGGTGATATCATGCCGGAGGATACCATGAACGAGGATTATCCTTGTGATGAAACCATACGGCGGTGGCACCACTGGCTTATGGCAAACTTCTCCCGGACAGAAGGTTACTGTCGGCAGGCTATGAGCCTCTTAAGGAATCCCGGACTGGCCGGCGCGGCCATTTTGGAAACAATTAGGAAATCCTGTGACAGGTGGCTTCCCGCTGTCCTGCGCATGGTCTATAACTCAGGCGGTTTCCTGGTATCCGTCTGAGGACATCTTATATGCACCCACTTTGTTTTGGCTGTCAGCGCTTTTTGCGGTATGCTGTCCAAAAAGGAGGTGCATACCATGCAGACAATCAAAAAAGATTTAAACGGGAGGGATAACGAGGCGCTCTCACGCTACACCTTGATCGCGCCACTGCTTGATGAGAGCCTGGATCCCGCCAAACGCAGCCAGCTGCGGGAAGAAGCAGCCTCAAAGTCAGGCTTATCCGAGCGTACCATCTTCCGGTACCTTGCCGCCTATGAAGAAAAAGGCTTCGAGGGTCTCAAACCCGTCGTGCCGGCTCAGGCGGTTGTCTCCGGGAGGCTGCCGGATAATTACCGGAAGATTGTGGAGCAGGCAATCCAACTGAGGAAGGAAGTACCCAGGCGGAGCGTGGAGCAGATCATCTTCATCCTGGAGCAGGAGGGCTGGGCGGAGCCGGGCGTACTCAAGCGCCCTACCCTGCAGCGTCACCTTTATAAAGCCGGTTTCGGCACGAGACAGATGCAGACATACGCAAGCGCACGCGAAAGCTCGTCCAAACGTTTCTGCAAGCCCAACAGGATGATGATGCTGCAGGCTGATATCAAGTATGGGTGTAAGCTCCCCATAGGGAAAAACGGGGCGATGGTGCAGACATATCTGTCCTCCGCCATCGATGACCACTCCAGATACCTGGTCCATTCCCGGTTTTATGACAACCAGGAGGAAAGCATCGTGGAGGATACCTTCCGGAACGTCCTCTTGAAGGCCGGGGCTTGTGATGCCGTATACTTTGACAACGGTTCGCAGTATGTGGCAAAACAGCTGAAATTCTCCCTTGCCAGACTTGGGATTACGGTTCGGCACGCAAAAGTCCGCAGCGGAAAATCAAAGGGGAAAATAGAAAAATTCCATCAGGTGGTCGATGCTTTTCTCAGGGAGGCCCGGATCCATAAGGTCAAAACACTGGAAGAGCTTAACCGGCACTGGAAAAACTACCTGGAGGAATACTACCATAAGCAGCCGCACGAGGGCATCCGGGAGTATTATGAGAGCCTTGGCATGCCCGTCCCACCAGAAGGGATCACCCCTCTCCAGGAGTGGAACCGGGACTGCCGGCCTTTAAAGTTCCTGGATACATCCGTAGTGGCGGAAGCGTTCCTCCATCATGAAGAACGCCTTGTTGACAAGGGCGGCTGTATCAGCTTTCAGGGCCGCAAATATGAGACAAAACCGTCCCTTATCGGTTTCCGGGTGGAGATTTCCTATGACCCTGCTTCGCCGGAAACCATCACGATCCGCCATAAAGGGATTGAACCGTTTACCGCAAAGCCGCTCGAAATGAGGCCGTTTTGTGATAAAAAAGACCCCCTGCCGATTTCCATGCAGGAAACGGAGCCGGATAATTCCCGTATGCTGGAGGCGCTGGAAAAGAAGAGCGCAGCATCCAAAAAGCACATGGCAGATGCCATCTCTTTCGGACAGTACAGGAAGGATGGTGGCAGCAATGTATAAAGCTTTTTACGAAATGCAGCGTCTCCCTTTCGTGCGCGATATCCCGTCGGGGATGCTGTATGAGTCACCGGCGATGGCGGACACCCTTGGGCGCCTGTCTTATGTGGCAGACCGCCAGCTGTTCGCCGTGGTGACGGCGGATGCCGGGTGCGGCAAGTCAACGCTGGTGCGCCGTTTTGTGGAGACGCTCCCCAAAGAGGAATATATCTTCCTCTACCTGTCGGACTCCAAACTGACCCCAAGATGGTTCTACAAAGGCATGCTCGACCAGCTGGGCGTGGAATCAAAGTTCTACCGCGGCGATGCCAAGAGGCAGCTTCAGAAGGAGGTGGAGATCATCCGCGGCGTGCAGGGCAGGAAAGTCGTCTGCATCCTGGATGAAGCACACCTTCTGGAAAAAGAGACCATTGAGGAATTCCGCTTCCTGCTGAATTATAAATTCGATTCTATGAGCCCTATGGCACTCGTGCTCGTCGGGCAGACGGAGCTGTGGGATAAACTCCGGCTCCAGCGGTATGCGGCCGTCAGGCAGCGGATTGATTTAAGCTGCATCCTGCCCCATCTTGACCGTGCGCAGACGGAAAGATATATCCGTTCCCACCTTGCGTATGCCGGAGGCAGGCAGGATATCTTTACCGATAAGGCCATGGACGAGAGCTTCCGCGAGTCCACGGGGATCCCAAGGCGCATCAACCGGATCTGTAACGGCTGCCTGATGTACGCCAGCCAGCAGGGAAAGCGTCTCACGGACGAACATCAGGTAAGGTTTGTCCTCGAACATGAGATGCTGGGAGGTGAGGCCTGATGGTTCAGAACAAAGAACATCGCCCGGCAGAGACCTTTGCTGACCGCATGCGCCAGTCCGGCGTATTGGATCTGCTGGAGGAATACATGGACATCCGGGACGAACTGGAGGAAGCCCTCAATTCCATAGAACTGCTCCATGGGGATATCAGGATCGCCATGGATGACATCAGCGGACAGCTTGAAGATCTTCAGGAGCATATGGATAACGTCAGCAGTAAACTGCGCAGGTTCAAATCGCCGCATGCAAAGCAGTATGAAGTTGTCAAAGATCAAGGCGTGCTTCCATTTGACTGAAAAGCCTATGCAGGAGCACTCTCTATCAAAACGATGGTTTTAAGGGTGGAGAAATCCACCCAGAAGCCACCGCAATGACTGACATGAGTTAGAGCAGCCTGCTGAAAAATGAACAAATCTGGTCAGCGTCATATCAGGAGGTCAGTAACATTTGTATTTCTCCGATGTGTTCTACTAACTCCTCAGCTTCCAATTCAGTTACAATAATATTTCCTTTTATATTTTCCATTGTTTTATCCTTTCTATCTCGTTATTTGATTTTTATAAAACAACTACTATCCATAAGAACATCGTCTTTATGTCCCATACGATCACCTTCTTTCAAAATATGTACTCGTATGGAAATTGATAAAAAGGGTACAAAAAAAACCACACGAGCAAAGTATTTATCTTTACCAATGTGGTCTATTATCTTTATATTCCACATAGGCACAACACATTTAGCGCTTGCACCTATGACAAATCACAGATACAAACGCTACCTATCGTCGTCCCTATTCAGTTTCTGGAACTGATTATTAAACATAATTATACCTCTATCTGGGTTGAAATTCTCATTTATTTCTTGCCATTCTATCACTGATTAAATTAATTGTCAAGATACCCTTGGATTGCATGAAACTCGCGAAACTCGTATATAACGATTTCATAAACTAAGACATATTAATCTAAGAAACACCATCCATTCTTGTCAGAATATCTGCCACATATAGAAACATGACTGTGACGAAGATCGTGGATTCGTATGACTGGAACTCCTGTCTCTTTGCATCCCCTTTCCATTTTACGTTTTATTAATCCGCACCGTCTGTTTTTCAAAATCGAAATTCTCTGGTGTGAGGGCAAGCAGCTCGCCATCCCGAATTCCGGTCCAGTACAGCATTTCAAAAGCGTAATAAGATCTGGGCTTGCCCATCATAGTCTAAGCATGTTTCAGATATTGTTCCTTTGTCCAGAACTTCATTTCCTTCGGAACCTCTTTTCCCATGCTCCCCGTTGAGCTTGGCGAGCTTTTGGGGTTCCTCGGAAAGACTTCGGATGTTCGTGTGGCACAGTATGAAACAGAAGCCAGAACTCCCAAAGCTGACCTGATCAAAAAAATGGCACAGATCTTCGATATCAGCCCAAGAGCAATCAATGTTCCGGACATTGACTCCTATCTTGGTCTTATGCACACCCTCTTTGCACTGGAAGATATGTATGGAATCAAAATCGGAGAAATCGACGGAGAACTCTCTCTCCGCCTTGACCGGGAACACAAGAACTATCAGCATCTGTTCACATCTTTTCTTGCATGGCAGCAAATGGCTGCAAAACTGGAATCCGGAGAAATCAGCCAGGAATAACTTCGTGTATCATTGCCCCTCTTTAAGCGAGCTTAATCGGTGCATGATCCACTCAGTTGCTGTTCGGATTGTTGCCAAATCGTTGCCAAAATATTAACGGATTTTGTTTGGAATCCGCATAAATACTAGGCTTATTTTTGCAAAATCCTATTCGAACCCGCAAAGTTTTTTGTTTTAATCTTGTTTTTCTATATTTATCACGACTTTACAACTTTTATAAATGCCAGCACTGTTGCCGAATTAACTGTTTTAAAGCTTTCATAACAACACTGGATTTTATGCTGGTTTCGATATTTCTCACGAAAGTGGTATAAAATACCTGCTGCCGGATTTGCTCACTAAGGGCAAACCGAAATTCCTGCACACTTTCTGTACGGTACTTTGAAAATGATTCTTCCTGATATGGCAGTATCTTCATGGCACAATACGAGATGTTGATCAGGTTAACCAACATTTCGATTCCCTTCCGACTGCGTAACATATAGCTGCATAACGACCAGAACGTTTTCTGTTCATAATAACTCACCTCGATATTCCAGCGAAATGTGTAACACAATAATGGAATGAACTGCATACGCTCACTCCCGGTCTGGTTTAGCGGCGCCTTTTCCTGCCATGCGCAGAATATCTGCATCTGCTCTGGAATAATCGTACTGAAAAACAGGCGTCTGGAGCCGCCGGTTTTCTCTGTAGAAGTTACATAGGCG is a window of Enterocloster clostridioformis DNA encoding:
- a CDS encoding transposase translates to MVSTDEMTGVQALEHKYPDKLPLPGQCAKMEFEYIRHGTTSLIGFFDVATGRMEMPYLNSTRTEEDFVEAVKALVRTDPQAPWTFICDGLNTHKSETLVRYVAEACALGVELGKKGKTGILKSMESRADFLHDPSHRIRFVYTPKHSSWMNQIEIWFGIINRKLLKRKSCLSIEELEASILRFIEQYNLTAHPFKWTYAGIPLVI
- the aspS gene encoding aspartate--tRNA(Asn) ligase, with product MQIHGSIYKVRKMKGFSFVLLRTKRDVVQCVASGNLEIPAEESCVTITAILVAEGRSKTGYELHIKNIKVLSKPHEISPIVINQKIVDTSIENLLDYRPITLRNEKERAIFKLQEGICRGIREFLYNEHFTEVHTPKIVQSGAEGGANIFSLNYFGQEAYLAQSPQFYKQMMVGVFERVFEIAPVFRAEKHDTSRHLNEYTSVDFEMGYINSFEEIMEMETAMLKYTLNYLSEHYKKEIALLDLNLPIIETIPAISFHEAKIKIAEAHNRPVKDWEDFEPEEEKLLSEIIFKETGSEFVFVTHYPSVKRPFYAMDSKEHTNETESFDLLFRGLEITTGGQRIHNYEEQIAKMNKKNMNVQLFESYLMMHKYGMPPHGGLGLGLERFTSTALLKYQ
- a CDS encoding DUF6431 domain-containing protein, whose translation is MIIVSEYTESDKGDGVITIHCNENCICPICRSPVSHRDWKPRIMKLDGGQVVWLMIERRRCDNEGCRRLHSLLPDKLVPYKHYGSDLIAAVLDGDIMPEDTMNEDYPCDETIRRWHHWLMANFSRTEGYCRQAMSLLRNPGLAGAAILETIRKSCDRWLPAVLRMVYNSGGFLVSV
- a CDS encoding DDE-type integrase/transposase/recombinase — encoded protein: MQTIKKDLNGRDNEALSRYTLIAPLLDESLDPAKRSQLREEAASKSGLSERTIFRYLAAYEEKGFEGLKPVVPAQAVVSGRLPDNYRKIVEQAIQLRKEVPRRSVEQIIFILEQEGWAEPGVLKRPTLQRHLYKAGFGTRQMQTYASARESSSKRFCKPNRMMMLQADIKYGCKLPIGKNGAMVQTYLSSAIDDHSRYLVHSRFYDNQEESIVEDTFRNVLLKAGACDAVYFDNGSQYVAKQLKFSLARLGITVRHAKVRSGKSKGKIEKFHQVVDAFLREARIHKVKTLEELNRHWKNYLEEYYHKQPHEGIREYYESLGMPVPPEGITPLQEWNRDCRPLKFLDTSVVAEAFLHHEERLVDKGGCISFQGRKYETKPSLIGFRVEISYDPASPETITIRHKGIEPFTAKPLEMRPFCDKKDPLPISMQETEPDNSRMLEALEKKSAASKKHMADAISFGQYRKDGGSNV
- a CDS encoding ExeA family protein encodes the protein MYKAFYEMQRLPFVRDIPSGMLYESPAMADTLGRLSYVADRQLFAVVTADAGCGKSTLVRRFVETLPKEEYIFLYLSDSKLTPRWFYKGMLDQLGVESKFYRGDAKRQLQKEVEIIRGVQGRKVVCILDEAHLLEKETIEEFRFLLNYKFDSMSPMALVLVGQTELWDKLRLQRYAAVRQRIDLSCILPHLDRAQTERYIRSHLAYAGGRQDIFTDKAMDESFRESTGIPRRINRICNGCLMYASQQGKRLTDEHQVRFVLEHEMLGGEA